A single region of the Streptococcus macedonicus ACA-DC 198 genome encodes:
- a CDS encoding ABC-transporter (ATP-binding protein)-possibly involved in cell wall localization and side chain formation of rhamnose-glucose polysaccharide, translated as MSDKKIAVKVDHVSKYFKLPTEATHSLRTALVNRFKGIKGYRKQHVLKDISFDVYKGDFFGIVGRNGSGKSTLLKIISQIYVPEKGKVTVNGKMVSFIELGVGFNPELTGRENVYMNGAMLGFTTEEVDAMYDDIVEFAELEDFMNQKLKNYSSGMQVRLAFSVAIKAQGDVLILDEVLAVGDEAFQRKCNDYFLERKASGKTTILVTHDMGAVKKYCNRAVLIENGLVKAYGNPFDVANQYSYDNTEKEYDDNVQEEREVKEDDKISDISINLFSEKRLTPKDEISFEVKYNMLQDMDTYVALSFTDIDRNIWIYNDNSKEHMTTGAGKKTVKYSCHIPNVNDLKLKLEVTIRDKDGQMIGFVPAEKSPIILLTRDDLDYNNESEVDSATGLIQRNGQWEF; from the coding sequence ATGTCAGATAAAAAAATTGCAGTAAAAGTTGATCACGTTAGTAAGTATTTTAAATTGCCAACGGAAGCAACACATAGTTTGCGTACAGCGCTAGTTAATCGTTTTAAAGGAATTAAAGGGTACCGAAAACAACATGTTTTGAAAGATATTTCATTTGATGTTTACAAGGGAGATTTCTTTGGAATTGTTGGACGAAATGGTTCAGGTAAATCAACCCTTTTGAAAATCATTTCTCAAATTTATGTTCCTGAAAAGGGGAAAGTCACTGTAAATGGTAAAATGGTATCTTTCATTGAACTTGGTGTCGGATTTAATCCAGAACTAACAGGACGTGAAAATGTTTATATGAACGGTGCCATGCTTGGATTTACAACTGAAGAAGTAGATGCCATGTATGATGACATTGTTGAGTTTGCGGAACTTGAAGATTTCATGAATCAAAAACTCAAAAATTACTCAAGTGGTATGCAAGTTCGTCTAGCCTTTTCAGTAGCCATCAAAGCTCAAGGTGACGTGCTTATCCTTGATGAAGTCCTTGCAGTTGGTGATGAAGCTTTCCAACGTAAATGTAATGATTACTTTTTGGAACGCAAAGCTTCAGGAAAAACGACTATTCTTGTAACACATGATATGGGCGCAGTTAAAAAATATTGTAACCGTGCCGTTTTGATTGAAAATGGATTAGTTAAAGCTTATGGTAACCCATTTGACGTCGCTAATCAGTACAGTTATGATAACACTGAAAAAGAATATGATGACAATGTTCAAGAAGAACGTGAAGTTAAAGAAGATGACAAAATCTCAGATATTTCTATTAACTTGTTTTCTGAAAAACGCTTAACACCAAAAGATGAAATTTCTTTTGAAGTCAAATATAATATGCTTCAAGATATGGATACATATGTAGCGTTATCATTTACTGATATTGACCGCAATATTTGGATTTATAATGATAACTCAAAAGAACATATGACAACAGGCGCTGGTAAAAAAACTGTTAAATATAGTTGCCACATTCCAAATGTGAATGACTTGAAATTGAAATTGGAGGTGACAATTCGAGATAAAGATGGACAAATGATTGGCTTTGTCCCAGCTGAAAAATCACCAATTATTTTATTAACACGTGATGATCTTGATTACAATAACGAATCTGAAGTTGATTCAGCAACAGGTCTCATTCAACGTAATGGTCAATGGGAGTTTTAA